ATTCATCACGGATGTGAGTGTGGAGAGGGTCACGTTGCGTGACGTGGCGTATCCCATCAGCCTCCAGCTCAACTGGTACCCCCTCTACAACACGATCACCGTGCCCGAAGATCATTCGGGCGAGATCCCGGAGTCGTGGCGCGTGCTGTCCGAGCCGCTCCCCGAAGGCGTGCGACCAACTGTGGTGAGGGATATCGCCATCGTGGACGTGACGAGCGACCTAGACGAGTCGTACGACGGTCCGTCGTGGGCGTTCGACATCGACGGGCTTCCGGATGCCCCGATCCACCGGCTCCGGCTCGAGAACGTTTCACTCCGCGCGAGGGAGCTGGGGCGGATCATCGGGGTGCGCGACCTCGATCTGAGTGGCGTCCGGCTCGAGATCGAGCACGCCAACACGGTGGATCCCAATCCGAACGACCACTCCCTGCACCATCAATGGCGTGCTCGTCACCGCACCTTGCCTCGCACGGTGCGTCGCACGTCGGCGTCGGCTCGCGCAGGGGAAGTCTCTTTCTGAGCGGTGCCGCCTTGTCGCGGGCTCTCGCGGACCCGACGCCGGTACTGCAGAGGGGTGCAGCCCAGTTCGGCCAGGAATTGACGATTGAAGTTGGAAAGGTTCCGGTAGCCCACCGTCTGCGCGATGCTCGCGATCGCATCCGTCGTGCCGTCCAGCAGTTTGCACGCGTGCGCGAGGCGCAGTCTGCGGACCATGTCGCTGAAAGTGTGGCCGCTCGCGCGGTGGAAGTACCTCGAGAACGCGGATTCGGACATGCCGATCATGCGCGCAGCCGTAGAGAGGCGCACGTCGCCGGCGAGATTGCTGAACACGTACTCCAGTGTTTGGCTCACCACGTCGGCGGACGCGGGATCGTGCAGAGTCGGGATCCACTCATTGGCCAGATGGCGCCGCTCGTGCTCGGGGGCACCGGCAAGGGTCGCGAACAGCGCGAAGATCAGGCTCAGACGCTCGGAGCCGGACGAAGAGCCGATGGCGATCAGCTGTTCTGCTCCCACGGCGGCCGTCTCTCCGAGGAACTGGATGCCGCGTGTCGAATTGGCCAGAGTGGTCGACAGATCAGTGATCTCCGGCAGCAGTTGCGCGCATGCGCTGATCCAGTCGTCGTGGAATTGCATGACGATGTCGCGACCGACGACGATCTCGCCCGGCTCCAGGTCGCTGATCCAGTCGTGCGGGAGTTCCGGGCCGATGAGGAACAGTTCGCCAGCGGTGAAGGAGTCGATGTGGTCGCCGACGATGTAGCGACCGGTCCCCTGAGTGATGAGGTGGACCTCGTACTCAGGATGGAAGTTCCATCGTGCGATAGGGCTCGGATAATCGTGCTGATGCCAGCGCACGGAGGAACGCGGATCGCGCGGCACGACCTCGCGCACGGCCGGCCGGCCAAGAAAGTACTCCGCGTTCGTCAGCATCCTCGACCTCCAGGTAAGCAGGCGCGTTCGTTCGCTCCACGTGTGCACGTCGGCGCCGCTGCGCAAGATAGTATCGAAAGTAGCCCTCAGGCGCGCTAGTTCGCGCTGGCTTCGCCACATAGTTTCGTAGGAGTTGCCAGTGCTCCCGCCACTGGCATGGATGCCACGCAAAGGAGCCTGACCAGATGAGCGCCGCCCGCACCCCTGTCGGAGACGGAGCGCCGAGCACTCGGCACCGTCGAGTCGGCGGTGGGGATTCGTGAGCGCGCTCGGCGAGATCCGCTCGCTCAGTCGCAAGAAGGGTTCGACGGCGAACGACACCGAGAGCCGCAAGGACAACAAGGCCGCCGCGATCTTCCTCGCGCCGTGGATCGTCGGCCTCCTGGCCATCACGCTCGGACCCATGCTGGCTTCGTTGTACCTCGCGTTCACCGACTACAACCTGCTCCAAACCCCCGAATTCACGGGACTGGAGAACATCCAGCGCATGCTGGGCGACGAGCGCCTGGCGAAGTCTCTGAGCGTGACCTTCACGTACGTGCTCGTCTCCGTACCGCTTCAGCTCATCGCCGCACTGCTCCTGGCGATGCTTCTGGACCGAGGGCTCCGTGGCCTGGCGTTCTATCGATCGATCCTCTACCTCCCCTCGCTTCTCGGCGCGAGCGTCGCCATTGCCGTGCTGTGGCGACTCGTCTTCGGCGCCGACGGACTGTTCAACGCCTTCCTCGAGGTGTTCGGGATTCGCGGTCAGAGTTGGATCGCCTCTCCGGACACGGCATTGGGCACGATCATCCTGCTTCATGTGTGGACCTTCGGTGCGCCGATGGTGATCTTCCTCGCCGGGCTCCGTCAAATCCCGCGGGAACTCTACGAAGCGGCCTCGACGGACGGAGCCGGGCCGTGGCGGAAGTTCTGGAACATCACCGTTCCCATGCTGAGCCCGATCATCTTCTTCAATCTCGTCCTAGCGCTGATCGGCGGATTCCAGTCCTTCACCCAGGCGTTCATCGTCTCGGGTGGCTCGGGTGGACCCGCGGATTCCACTCTGTTCTTCTCCCTCTACCTGTACCAGGAGGGTTTCCAGAGCTTCCGGATGGGCTATGCCTCCGCGCTGGCGTGGCTGCTACTCATCATCATCGGCGCATTCACCGCCCTGAACTTCTGGGCCTCCAAGTATTGGGTTTTCTACGATGACTGACACGATCGCGCCTGCCACCGTGACCGCCGTCCTCCCCCCAGGCGCCCCCATCCCGCGGCCCACTCGCGCGGGACTCGGAGGACGTCGGGTCGCTTCCGTCGTGAAGCACCTCTGCCTCGTCCTGATCTGCCTGGTGATGCTCTATCCGTTGCTGTGGATGGTCGCCAGCTCCGTCCGACCGAACGATCAGATCTTCGGGAATGCCGGCCTGTTCGTCGACGTGTTCGACTTCAGCCACTACCCGGATGGGTGGAATGCGCTCAGCCATCCCTTCAGCACGTATCTGCTGAACTCCGCGCTCATCGTGCTCGGCTGCGTGATTGGGAACCTCATCTCGTGCTCGATGGCCGCCTACGCCTTCGCGCGGCTCAGGTTCCGATTCAAGACGCTGGCGTTCGTGATCATGCTCGTCACGATCATGCTGCCGATCCACGTCCTGATCATTCCTCAGTACGTGCTCTATTCGCAGATCGGGTGGCTGAACACGTTCCTGCCCCTCATCGTGCCGAAATTCTTGGCGACGGACGCGTTCTTCATCTTCCTGATGGTCCAATTCATCCGTGGCATCCCGAGAGAACTGGACGAAGCAGCTCGCATCGACGGCGCCGGTCATGCGCGGATCTATTTCCAGCTCATGCTCCCCCTCATGGTCCCCGCTCTGGCTACGACGGCGATCTTCACGTTCATCTGGACGTGGAACGACTTCTTCAGCCAGTTGATCTTCGTGACGAAACCCGATCTCTACACCGTTCCGGTGGCGCTCCGATCGTTCATCGACGCGCAGACGCAGTCCGACTACGGTGCGCTCTTCGCGATGAGCATCGTCTCGCTGGTCCCGATCTTCCTTGTATTCCTGTTCGGTCAGCGGTTCCTTCTCCAGGGAATCGCGACGACCGGCGGCAAATAGCTTCACTGCCCGCACCTTGTACACCCGAAAGAGAGAAGCAATGAACAGCATGCAACGACGCAGAATCCTGCTCGCCGGAATCGCGATGATGACCGCCGTCGGCCTCGCCGGCTGCGCCACCGGTGGCGCGGGAGGAGAATCTGCCGAGCTCAGTGACGAGCCGGTGACGATCTCCTTGAACTGGTGGGGAGGCGACGCCCGCACGCAGGCGACGAAGGAAGCCGTCGCGCTCTTCGAGGCGGCCTATCCGAATGTAACCGTCGAGACATCCTTCTCCGACTGGAACGGATACTGGGACCGTCTTGCGACGAGCACCGCCGCGAACGACATGCCCGATGTAAACCAGTTCGACCAGCTGTACCTCGCGTCGTACGCGGATCGAGGAACGCTGCTCGACCTGAGCGAAGTGGGTGCTCAGCTCGATACCAGCGTCATCGACGAGAGCATCCTACAGTCGGGCGTCGTCGACGACACTCAGTACGCGCTTCCGATCAGCGGCACGCCGAACGGCGTGCTGATCAACAAGACGCTCCTCGAGAAGTACGGGATTCCGATCCCGGACTTCGACATCTGGACGTGGGACGACCTGACCGAGATCGCCCAGACCGTCTCCGATGAGTCCGGCGGAGCGGAGTGGGGCATCAATCCCCTCGCGCTCGGAATCGATTCGTTCGCGGTCAACGTCTGGGCCCGCCAGCACGGCGAGGACTTCTACGACAAGGAGGGCGATCTCGTCGTCTCTCCGGAGACCATCGCCAGCGCCTGGGAGCAGGGACTCAGCTGGATCGATTCAGGCGCCGCGCCCACGGCTGACCACATCGCCGAGAACACGGCGAACACTCTGGACCAGACTGACTTCGCGCTCGGGCGCGTCGCCATGATCTTCGCCGGTGTGAGCCAGCTCGCGTCGTATCAGGCCGCCGCTCCGACCCAGGAGTTGATCGTCGGCAACTGGCCGACCGACTCCGAGACAGTGGAGGGCTTCCAGTACTTCAAGCCCGTCCAGTACTGGACGGTGTCGTCGCGAAGCGAGCACCCGGCCGAGGCGGCCGCGCTGATCAGCTTCCTCACGAGCGATCCCGAGGTGGCGAAGCTGTTCGGGACGGACCGTGGGGTGCCCGCGAACCCGACCGCGCGCGACACCATCGAGTCCAGCCTGGATCCTGCGGGCATGCTCACCCTCGAGTTCACGACCGCGATGGCGGAGCAGGTGAAGAACCCGCCCGCGATCACCCCGAACGGCGCGAGCACGGTAGACGCGACCTTGGCTCGCTACTACCAGCAGGTCCT
This DNA window, taken from Microbacterium invictum, encodes the following:
- a CDS encoding AraC family transcriptional regulator codes for the protein MRGIHASGGSTGNSYETMWRSQRELARLRATFDTILRSGADVHTWSERTRLLTWRSRMLTNAEYFLGRPAVREVVPRDPRSSVRWHQHDYPSPIARWNFHPEYEVHLITQGTGRYIVGDHIDSFTAGELFLIGPELPHDWISDLEPGEIVVGRDIVMQFHDDWISACAQLLPEITDLSTTLANSTRGIQFLGETAAVGAEQLIAIGSSSGSERLSLIFALFATLAGAPEHERRHLANEWIPTLHDPASADVVSQTLEYVFSNLAGDVRLSTAARMIGMSESAFSRYFHRASGHTFSDMVRRLRLAHACKLLDGTTDAIASIAQTVGYRNLSNFNRQFLAELGCTPLQYRRRVRESPRQGGTAQKETSPARADADVRRTVRGKVR
- a CDS encoding ABC transporter permease subunit, with the protein product MSALGEIRSLSRKKGSTANDTESRKDNKAAAIFLAPWIVGLLAITLGPMLASLYLAFTDYNLLQTPEFTGLENIQRMLGDERLAKSLSVTFTYVLVSVPLQLIAALLLAMLLDRGLRGLAFYRSILYLPSLLGASVAIAVLWRLVFGADGLFNAFLEVFGIRGQSWIASPDTALGTIILLHVWTFGAPMVIFLAGLRQIPRELYEAASTDGAGPWRKFWNITVPMLSPIIFFNLVLALIGGFQSFTQAFIVSGGSGGPADSTLFFSLYLYQEGFQSFRMGYASALAWLLLIIIGAFTALNFWASKYWVFYDD
- a CDS encoding carbohydrate ABC transporter permease, which codes for MTDTIAPATVTAVLPPGAPIPRPTRAGLGGRRVASVVKHLCLVLICLVMLYPLLWMVASSVRPNDQIFGNAGLFVDVFDFSHYPDGWNALSHPFSTYLLNSALIVLGCVIGNLISCSMAAYAFARLRFRFKTLAFVIMLVTIMLPIHVLIIPQYVLYSQIGWLNTFLPLIVPKFLATDAFFIFLMVQFIRGIPRELDEAARIDGAGHARIYFQLMLPLMVPALATTAIFTFIWTWNDFFSQLIFVTKPDLYTVPVALRSFIDAQTQSDYGALFAMSIVSLVPIFLVFLFGQRFLLQGIATTGGK
- a CDS encoding ABC transporter substrate-binding protein; the protein is MQRRRILLAGIAMMTAVGLAGCATGGAGGESAELSDEPVTISLNWWGGDARTQATKEAVALFEAAYPNVTVETSFSDWNGYWDRLATSTAANDMPDVNQFDQLYLASYADRGTLLDLSEVGAQLDTSVIDESILQSGVVDDTQYALPISGTPNGVLINKTLLEKYGIPIPDFDIWTWDDLTEIAQTVSDESGGAEWGINPLALGIDSFAVNVWARQHGEDFYDKEGDLVVSPETIASAWEQGLSWIDSGAAPTADHIAENTANTLDQTDFALGRVAMIFAGVSQLASYQAAAPTQELIVGNWPTDSETVEGFQYFKPVQYWTVSSRSEHPAEAAALISFLTSDPEVAKLFGTDRGVPANPTARDTIESSLDPAGMLTLEFTTAMAEQVKNPPAITPNGASTVDATLARYYQQVLFGQVEPVDAAEQFIKEIQASIDAAK